From the Triticum urartu cultivar G1812 chromosome 4, Tu2.1, whole genome shotgun sequence genome, the window tatattggatgattatgtttggacatcggaatggttccgggtaagttcgggcatttaccggagtactgggaggttatcggaacccctcgggaagtatatgggccttattgggccatagtgggagaggggagaaggaagcctagggtggggggccggcccccctttccttcctccttcctcccccttccttcctctcctagtccaactagggaatgggggaatcctactcccggtgggagtaggactcctccagggcgcgccatagagggccggccctcccccctcctccactcctttatatacggaggagggggcaccccaaagacacacaagttgattgtttagccgtgtgcggtgcctccctccacagatttccacctcggtcatatcgttatagtgcttaggcgaagccctgcgccggtagcttcatcatcaccatcatcacgccgttgtgctgacgaaactctccctcgacactcagctggatctagagttcgcgggacgtcaccaagctgaacgtgtgcagatcgcggaggtgcgtaccttcggtgctaggatcggccggatcgtgaagacgtacgactacatcaaccgtgttgtcataacgcttccgcttttggtctacaagggtacgtagacaacactttcccctctcgttgctatgcatcaccatgatagatcttgcgtgtgcgtaggatttttttgaaattattgcgttccccaacatgcaTTGCTTCTCTAGGAAATGTAAGTGTAAATAATTGCATTCGCTCAGTTTCCATACAATGCTTACAATAGTGTTTCCATACAATTGTTAGTTCAGTTTCGAGTGTTAAATCAACGTCAAAATCTGGTATACAGATTGGAATTAATGTTTACGGACTTGTATTCAACATCTTTGTATGTATTTATTGTCTATAGATGAATATAGGACAAAACTATGTTTCCCATATCCACATGTACAAATACGGCTGAGGAAGCAGACAATCAAAGGTGTTATCACATACCGTGCTCTTGCGAATCAGAAAGAGCGTGCAACTCTAGATGAAGGGACGGTTACCAGTACCTCACAGATCGAAGAACAGATGTGGAAGCTTAAAGTGTTGCCGAAAGTGTGTGTATTCTGGTGGAGGGTGGTCCGGCGTATCCTACCAGATGAGTGCACTCTTCGGCATGCACATTAAAGAAATTAGTAGATGCAATGTATACTTTGCAATGGACGAGGATCGGATGCACGCTTTAGTGCATTGTTCACATGCCAAATTGTTCTGGGAGCAAGCACACACTTTACTTGGTGTTAGAAGGCCTTGGTTGCATCCAGATACATGGTCCAAAGTCATCATTTGTGATAGTCAATTCGCCGATATGGAGTGGGATTGGATGATCACTTTTATGTGGGCTATATGGCACTCTAGAAACAGACTGACACATGATGGAGAAAGGCTAGAACCTACGGCAACTGCCAGGCGCATCAGGGTAGATCTAGCACTGCTAGACATTCCACAGTCTCATGCTTTGGTTCTTCTAGGGCATGGGTGGCAACCCCTGACCCAGGGACTATGAAGATCAATACTGATGCAGCCTTGAGTGTGGATTTTAGACAAGTTTGGTGTAGGCGGAGTGGCACGTTCTGACACTACTTTGCTGGGTGCATGGAGCAAACCCCACATTGGGGTGACGGATCCATTCATTGAAGAAACACTAGCGCTTCGGGATGGTGTGATTTTTGCATAACTTTACGGTTTCTCACATGTGGTAATGGAGACAGATTTCCTGGAGATGGTCAACCTCTAGAAAACTCACCACAATAGTCGTTCTGATGTGGCACCGTTACTTCTAAAAATTAGAGAGCTaacttctttttttctttttttgatgTTCAACATGTAAATAGGTCAGCCAATGTACCAGCTCATTTTTGTGCTAAGCATGCTTGCTCACTAATGGTCACCAAGAATTAGACTGATTCTAGACCCTCCTTCCTGCTCACTAGCTTGTTGGCTGATAATGCCAGGAGTTTCTTCGTTGAATAAAACTTTGAAGTTTTTTCGCAAAAAAAGTATATTCACCCATACAAATGTTTTGATCACTACTCCCTCCTTCTGGGTTTATTAGGCCTCGCAGCATCACAAGCATGTCCATTTTTATAAGGCCTTACTTTGGaaaggtgcatgcatgcaaccaCTTCATTGGTTGCATTGAGAGCCATTGTTGTTGGTGCCATGACTCGGGAATTAATATGCTGCATGCATACTTTTTCATTggctgcatgcatgtgagagagtaTATTAGAGTGGAATGAAAGAATTAATGTGAGCAAACTAGTATGTACCTTGGTCCAAGagtaggctagtcatagtgggagtaacttagatAGTAAcataagactagtcacagtggggagtaacttagagtagtaacatacatatgttactagtctatgttactacattcacaatgggtagtaacatatgggTTGTGTCATGCATTACTTCATTTATTTTGTTGTAGACTCATCTtttcttgatatgtgtgatgttacagtaactagctatgttaccacatgactctctttctttattaattacatgccacatcatctattttgccTAGATAAGTGTGATGTTACCACTTATGTTACTCCCATTGCGGCTAGTCTAACACATCTCAAGACAAATTTGCCTATGTGACAtggagttaatgaggagagagagaCTTGTGGTAACATAAGACTAGccacagtggagagtaacatacacatatccctagattatgttactaccttcatagtggatAGTAACATACgtatggtaacatgcaaagcttcatttattaggttatagactcatattgcattgagacatttgatgttacaataactagctaagttactgaaactacctctctcctcattaactcattgccacataagcaaatttgctgagttggactcgatgttactgctgaagttactctcactgtggctagtctaatatgttactgtaacataacaCACGCCAAATAAAATGAGTCTATATCCCAATTAATGAAGACTTGCATGTTACCATCTACTCCCTCTGGGTGTATCTAGTATCAAATTAGTGCTAGATACATTTATTTGATAGACAAGCTTGGGACAAGCTTTTTCGGACGAAGGGGATATATGTTAATACCAATTATGGAGATAATAATATAGACTAATAACATATGCACGTTACTAGTCTAAATTActtcccactatgaccagccttaggcctaataaacccggacagagggagtacctTTTAATACGAGACGAAATTTTGGTTCTCATGCACTGAACGGTTTGGACAACCATGTTTTATTCCTTTCTCACCCATCTCAAGAGTGAACCCAAAAAATTGAAATATAAAATATGCAATTTTCATGTGTTTTAGTTCCTGTTGAATTTCAAAAGACATGACATCTGATTTCTACAAATTTTCTTTTCCTACATTTTGCCAGTTGCTTCGTTCCAAGGAGGCCCTAAGAATTCGACCTAAGAAAGAGCAATGCTAGAGCTACGTAAATAATTATACGGGATTAACGTAATGAGACAGGTGGAGAAGTATGATTGGAGATGAGGGGCGGACGGGTCCATCCCCTTGAAAATCAGAGGAAGGGGGGGGTGGAGGGGGAGTTTAGTTTGGAGGTTTACGTAAAAGTTTTCGTAGCTCTTCGTAGATGCAGGATTGGGGCCTAAGAAACGAGTACCCGAAGTATCCTCATTAAGTTTTCTTGTCTTTCTAGTGCTAGATGCCAAGCGAGGGAATTTGGCGACTCGGGCGATGGTGACTTCCTACTTACCTGCCAATCACCAATTCTCCGTTACATCATGGACAGTTAGCTAGCTAGGCAACTTGCgctctccaattgcatttgactCTCGTCAGCACTTATAACAGGTTTATGGATCAATTGGGCTTTCGCCTTTCGGTCTAAAGACAACAAAAGAGATGGAGGCATCTGCTTTATATATATCCTGCCACCTTTTTTCTTCTCACCACTTTTATGCTCAGTGTGTGTGGCCTACAGCGTAATCGACAAGTTTGGGGCAAAGTTAAAACGATATTGTAACTTTTCTCACGAATAGTGATGTACTTGTTGTTTCAAATGAATAAAGTTGGCGTTGCTTAAAATAACGAGTTTGGGGACAAAAGTACGACTACGGTGGGCGCAAGCGAAGATATCCACAGCCTGGGACTAGACTGGATGGTACTTTCTCTGTTTCATAATGTAATATACTTGTGTTTTTGGAAGTCTAAGTTTAAGCATAAATTTAATCAATGAGACCAACTACAGTGAAAACAAAAAGCATACTAATAAATCTCAGAAAACGCGAGTGCGCTATATTGTGGAATGAATGGAGTATGGATAGTGCGTACGACACGAGTGGCAACATGTCTAGCGCTCATGTCACACGATCGATCATGGCTACTCCACCCCTCAACATGCCTCGGCCACTGCGCTTGCCACACGATGCCGCTTACTTTTGACTCGCTTTTCTCCCACACGAGCTATGCAAGTGCAGCACGTACGTGCTCCGCACCGTTTCGTTCGGGCACGTAACAGCGTGTCAAGTCTGATCCCGACGCTTACGTGCAGTGGCACGACGCATCGTCGCCCTCCAGGAGTTGCCGGCCAATGCTGCTTACCGGAAGGCCGAAACACGCCGACGACGAAGTGAAAACGACCGGATGCGAGCTGCGCCTATCTACGGAACCTGGTGGACGGCCACTGGACTGGACTGGACTGCCACTGCACTGCACGCGGCCAGGTAATTCAAGCTCAACCCACTTCCACCGGGCCGCGTGGGCAACGTGGCAGACTCGTGCTGACCCAGCTTCTGGCAGGGCCCAGCGAGCAGCCTCTGCAGCGCCGGGGAACGTCACGTGCCACGCCGGCAACGCAGCGCTCCCTCCACGGACCAGATCCGACTTTTGCCTGTTCCCTCCCCGTGACCGCACGGGCCTTCCTCGCGCCGCCCCCTCGGCACCTCTGCACCTGCCCGCCGGTCCACGGGAATTTTTTTTTCAAGGGAATTTAATTGGCCAATGCCGTCGCAGGCGGCCGTCGGCGAGATCTTCAGGAGGCGCTGCATACTGTAGGACTAGTAGTCCTACTACTGTACAGGGTACACCCGATTGCCCATGTGATGTGACGCAGCTGGTTTGGATCGGTAGATCTGGACTTTTGGCGCGCGTTAATGCAATTTCTCTGTCCGGTTCCGCGCAGTCAAGTTCAGGCCGATCTCGACTGCAATTATGTGTGTCACGTCGCCGTGCTTGTAGTTGCTCGGCAGTGGCTCGGATTTCTTTTTTCCTTGAGGGATGATAACGACTCGGGTATTCCACCGTTGGGAAACGGCAAGAATCCTGCCGTTGTGGCTGTGGATGCTTCCCCCCCTACCTAAACTACGAGTGGAAAGTATTAGTAACCAAAAGAAGAAGGCTGAAACGTGTCTGGATTAGCATGGTCTGTACTTAAACATTTGATGAACTAGAATTAGTAATCAAAATAAGAAGGAAAATCACTCGGCGAGCAGGACTGGTTCACCTGTTGCTAGTAGATAGGACAGAGAAGAAACGAATGGTGGTAGAAGTGTTCTTCACGGTTCCTGCTGCTCCGCCTGCCCTGGTCAGTGGTCACCCAGGGTCCACATCCACAATCGCTGTCAGCAATGGGAACGCGGCTACCCGCGACGTGATCACAGGGAATCTATTTACGCCCTGTGGTACGTAACTTCTGGTGCTGCACCTAACACCAACGTGATTAGCAGCCGTAGCCCCTTAGCTACCACCCCCCCAAACCAAACCTGGTAGCTTTCCCGATCGCTCCATCGGACGTAAAGGGACCAAGGGCCAGCCGATCCGATTCGCTGATGGCAACAGCACGAAAGGCAGCACTAGGAAAacgggcgcgccttttctcgtTGGAAATATATGGAGTGTATATTGCATGGAGTTTGTCTGAATGGCAAGTTGGATGACGGGAGACGGAACGGAAGCATGCTTCAGCCTGCAGGCAGTCTGTCCGGTGTTACACATTTTTTTCTCGCTGCAGCAAGGGAAGACCAGCTTTCTGTTTCGGCTGTTTCAACAGAAGAAGGCCTTTGTAGGGATGGGAGCGGGATCATCATAGTGCGCACTGCATGCATCAGCGGCGCCCAGTTTGAAGTGAACGAGCAACGTTCATGGTTTGCAGTTTTGCGCCTCGGAGGATAAGATGTCGTTGGTCTAGATTacatatttttagaggacggaTTGCGCTAAGTTTGAGTACTTGAGACCAACTCCAAAGGACCGACCCATTTTTGTCCGTCTGCGTCTGTTTGAGTTGGCATGAACAAAAATGACGGCCCAACGCGCCGACTCAAATCCAAATCACGTCTACGTCGCGTCTACGCCGACGCATTTGCGGCCCAAATACGTCGGCGCGGACGCTGAACGGACGCTTCGCGCGCCTTTTCGCTGTCCGTCGCGTTCTCACATGGCGGCCGTCCAACTACCCACTGCCCACGCGGTCAGCTTAATTTATGACCATGGGCCCGCACGTCAGCGACGGCGCTCGTCCTTTTTTAAGCCGACCGTgcggcggggccgtcctcatccAAACTCGCCGTCCACATCTGTCAACCTTTGCTCCTTCGTCGCGGCAAACCCTAGCCACCACAACCACAGGGAGATGGGCCTTTTCTCCGGAGCCAACGGCGGCAAGGCCGAGGGCAAGGCTCCCGCCTCCGCCGGCAGAGGCAACACGTGAACGTGCCAGTGCACCAGACGAAGTGGCACTGGCAGCACCACCAACCTCTGCCGTATCCCGACGTGATGCTGCCGCACGACTGGCATCTGGATCCAGATAGGATCCCAGCGCCGGCGGCACCGCAGACGGCTCGGGCTCACGCGGAGGAGGTGCGGCGCCGGCGGGCGCTGCTGACGCCAGAGCAGCGCCGCGAGGCCGCCTACGCATCAGACTCGCCCAACTGGACGAGGTGGTTCGCCTTCGAGCacgaggaggcgaggcgacggGGCGTGCGCGAGGTTGACCGGAGCTCGCCGCCATCGACGCTCGTCGTCCGCGAGGAGGACCAAACGGCGGAGGACGCCTACCAAGCGGCCCTTGCGGCCGTCTACCGGGAGAGCGAGGAGGACGAGTGGCGCAGGGCGGAGGAGGCTCGGTACGAGGCGACAACGGCGTAGGCACTTGCCCTCTCCACAGCGGGCGACAGCGTGGTGCCGCCGGTGGCCCCGCCGTCCCCTATCAAGCCGGAGCCGGAGCAGGAGCCGTCCCCCATCAAGCGCTACTCGCGCACCACTGGTCTGGATGGGAGCGAAGCCGACGCAGGAGCGGCGTACCTCGAGCACTGGCGCCAGATCAGGGTGGCCGAGGAGCGCCGCGACGGCGAGTACCTCGAGATGctcgagcgcgacctcgaggaggagcagcgcgaggccgaggaggaggcgcgccaggtcGCGGCTACACAGGcggccacccccccccccccccccccccccccccccccccccccccccccccccccccccccgcgccggCACAGCCCGACATGACGGCGCTCTAGAACACGGTGTTCGCCTGGGCCGGGCCGGCACCGACGCTCATCGACCTCACGGACCCCGAGGACAACAACGACAACGCCTAGAGCAGCGCGCCGCCTCgtagtataggctgtttttatttttttttaaatGCAAATGTGGACGTGTGGACTCTCGTCGGCCTTCGTGGCCGGCTTTAATATTTAATTAATGTTGTTTCTCTTTTTTAATATGTATGCGTTCATTTTTTTTCTAGTGCCGTTAAAATGGGTTCAGGCCAACGTTAGGCGCATCCGCCAACCCAAATACGGAAGCGGATATCCGTGTCCGTCTGACCGAGCCAAACAGACAAATAGCGGACAAAATCACCGTTCGTTTGAGTCGGCCCGTTGGAATTGTTCTGACTTGACTCTTTTTCATTTCACTTGACATCATATTACAGAGCAATGCTATTTCTACATACAAAATTTACAAAAAAATGTTTATGCACTAGTTCATTTCCGGGACAATTAGTAAAAATCAAGGAGTAATTAGCAAGCTGAATCAACGTAGTACTACGTAATGATTTCGTAGAAGCGGTATGTAAGAATATGATTTTTCCTATTACATTTGAGGCTTTTTTTTACCACTTTTCTAAGGCTCAATCGACTGAGACTTTGTTATGTCTCAGTCGATGCTATAGTCCTTTGATTTTGCATGGAGATTTATACAAAAAATTTCTTTTCagatttttcttcttcttatacTATATCATTTGATTAAGACTTAGTTAAGTCATAATCAACTAAGATCTATCCACACCTTTTGTTTATTAGACACATAGcaatggatcatgaatttcctATTAATCGCTTATAGCGAAAAATTGGAGCAAGAGTAAATTCTCAGTTCCAAACCAGCTTGTGGCCACGTAGCGTCAGCCTTTTCTGTTAGGGAATGTTAGCATTTTTTTTGTGTGCATCTAGTTTTTTTTAGTAAAGCGTGCATCTAGTTTTTTTTTTAGCAACAAGTGTGCATCTAGTTAGGGAATGTTAGCAAGATACTGGTGCTCGTAGCCCAATGGCCCAATTTGTTATTTTGAGACAAAGTCTAATGGCCCAAGTGAGGGGCTGAGAGTGGCACAAATGTAGTGGACTCTCATGAGTACAACAGCGAATTCTCAGATTCCACTCTAGCCCAATACTGTTCGAGCCGGCCCAACAGTGCCGGCCCGCTCCTGCTGCGACCGCATTGCACGATCCCTCTTTGCATTCCCCTTCCAAGCTGCAGGCTGCAGCCTCCATGCCGCTCGCTCCGCGCCGACGCCGCCAAAACCCTCCCCAAAACCTCCGACAAGCGCCGCCCACCTCCCAGAGATGCCGCCCAAGCCGGCGAGGCGGGTGTTCCAGTACATCTCCTCGCCCCGCAGGCTGCCGCCGTCCCTGCTGCCCGCGGCCCCCGCCGCCGGCGAGGCCACGGCCTCCGAGGCCGACGCCGACTCGGTCTACCACATCGTGACGGCCGCGCCCACGCCGTCGGCCATGGAGTCCGCGCTCTCCGCCTCCGCCGTCCCGCTCTCGGCGCCGCTCCTCGACCTCGTCCTCCGCCGCTTCCGCTTCGCCCACGGCGACCCGCTCCGCGCGCTCTCGCTCCTCTCGCTCGCCGCCGACCGCTGCGGCGTCGCGCCCTCCCCCTTCGCGCTCGACACGGCCCTCTACGTGCTCGGCCGCGCCCGCCGCTTCTCCCACATGTGGGACCTCGTCCAGTCCGTCCACCGCCTCTGCCCCGACGCCATCACCGCGCGCACCGCCATGGTCGTCCTCGGCCGCGTCGCCAAGATCTGCTCCGTCCGCGAGACCGTCGCCTCCTTCCGCCGCCTCTTGCGGCTCTTCCGCGGCCGCGAGGGCAGCGAGTCGGCCGACCTCTTCAACGCGCTGCTCCGCACGCTCTGCCAGGAGAAGAGCATGTCCGACGCGCGCAACGTCTACCACGCGCACAAGCACGAGTTCCAGGTGAACCGCCATACCTTCAACATCCTGCTCTCCGGGTGGAAGTCTTCGGAGGATGCCGATGCGTTCTTCGCAGAGATGCGAGAGCACGGCATTGATCCTGACTTGGTCACCTACAACTCTTTGATTGATTGCCACTGCAAGAACCGAGGCGTGGAGAAGGCCTATAAGCTGCTCGATGAAATGCGGGGGAATGAAATTGCCCCCGATGTGATCACCTATACGAGTTTGATTGGCGGATTGGGACTGGTTGGCCAGCCTGACAAGGCTAGAGACCTGCTGAAGGAGATGCGTGAGCTCGGATGTCACCCGGATGTGGCGGCGTACAATGCCACTATACGGAACTTTGTTATAGCAAAGAGGCTTGGTGATGCGTTTGCATTGATGGACGAAATGGCCTCAAGGGGGCTGATGCCGAATGCCACGACGTATAACCTTTTCTTCCGGTTCTATTACTGGGCGTATGATATTGGTAGCGCGTGGCTGTTGTATGAGAGAATGCGGTCTGAAAGATGTTTCCCCAACACACAGTCTTGTATGTTTATCATCAGGTTATGTCATCGGCATGGTAAGGTGGCAGAAGCACTAGAGCTGTGGGGAGATATGATCGAGAACGGGTTTGGGTCATTCACCTTGGTGTCAGATGTTTTGTTTGACCTGTTATGTGATGAGGGGAAGCTGGAGGAGGCTGAGAGGTGCTTCCATCAAATTACTGATTTGGGGCAGAAACCCAGCAGTGTTTCATTTAGAAGAATCAAGATACTTATGCAGCTTGCCAAACGGGAAGAATCTATTGCCGGGTTAACTGAGAAAATGGCTCGGTTTGGACGGCTGCCGCCTGAGGATTGCCAAAGAGTTCGTCACCCTGCTGAAAGCACACCCGATGGAGATGATACTGATGTAATAATAGCAACTTAGCATGTTATTCATATGACGGGGAACATTCTTTGATGAGCACAAATTTGGTTGACCAGGGAAATAGTTGAATGGTTCTGAAGAGTTCATTGTACTATTATCCTGTGGAGGTAAACCTTCTGGATTTCTGATTTCATATGAAGGTATTGGTTAGTCATTTTGCTTCCATCATTTCTGATGACAATATTGCCTCTTCAAACAGGTATGGAAAATTCAGGATGTTATTGAGAGACAATCGATATATATATTGTCAAATTATTGTCACCATTAATATATAACTTTCCTGAAAAAATTCATACAGTGGGGGACGTCTAGCCTGCCTGTTGGACCATATGGTATTACACCACTGTCCAATCTCTCATATGAAATTGAAACTCCATATGGTATACCAACGTCATAGAGCCTCATTATGATGAACGTAGAATTGGAAGTTTGGAACTACTCCCTCAATTCCGATTATCTGATGTGTTACCAAATTTTGCAAAGACCAAGGAAATCCTGCGATTAGGAGATTTGGAGGATGTCGTTGTCGTCCGCTCTGCTGGGAGTCTCATTGTATAAAATGATATTTATAATTAATTCAAGCTCTGTCTTTGTCTGAAATATAAGTGTGAAGTTACAGGGAAGGAAAGCAAACACTTATCTTGTCTCTTGATTTATCGCATTCTGAATTAATTGCATGAAGGTAACGTGGAAGTGCTCATGAACCTGTTTTGCAACAGAAGATGTGACCTTTTTTTTTGTGAATGCCCTGAAAATGGAAGTATTAACTTGCTGATGTGAATAGCCAGTAGCGCACTTAGGGACTGAATGAATGTGCATCGCTATACATGGTTAGCTTGGCTATTGGGGCAAACGTTAGGCATGGGTTCGTTTCCCAATATTTTCGATGGATTTTCCCAATAGTAACATGCAGATCACCGGAGTGGCAGCTGCGCTCTTTGGGAAACTAGAAACAAGGCGTGTTTTGATAAGAAATGGATTTGTTCCTGTGCTGGTTTGTTGTCTATGCAGGGCAGATCTGCATCCTCTGGTGGATAAGCAAGCACTGCTTTAAGGCGCTGAGGTTTTTCAGGCGCTTGCGCTCGGGAGGCATACGAAGTGCTGGAAATAGGTCAGCCTCTTGTGCCTGTTCTTTACTACAGCAGCTCACTGTTGTGATCCATAGAGATTAAGCGAGCTGGGGATGaaactaagagcatctccagccgttgcgCCCCCAAAGACGCGCCGAAAACCGCCGCTTGGGGGCGAGCCGGCGCTATTTTAGGCTTGGGTGCTAGTGCGTTCCCAGCCGCCGCCCCCCAGGTCGCCCCTAGGCGCCGATATCGGCCTAGTATTGGCGCTTTCAGCTCATTTTCGGCCCTGGATTGGCCCAATTTCCGGCACAAAACGGCCCACGCTCGACGTGTTTCGGCGTGTTTCGGCGCTCATTCAAATAAAATCATCACAAATAATAAAAACACTCATATTTCATTGCATGTCCAGCTAGGCGTTGCCtttgagcctccataggtgctccacTAGATCCCGCTGCAgctgatgatgcacctgtggCTCTCGGATCTCCTGGCGCATGTTGAGGAAGGCTGTCCATGTTGCAGGGAGCTGGTGATCCACTTgggcaagaggaccctgcctgtaatatggttcagtgtcaaacactggctcTTCCTGCTCGCTCTCAATAATCATGTTGTGCAAAATGACACAACAAGTcatgatctcccacatttgatctttcgaccaaGTCTTAGCGGGGTATCGgacaacagcaaatcgagattggagcacgcCAAATGctcgctcgacatccttcctgcaagcctcctgaaccTTCGAAAAGTGGGagttcttgcctcc encodes:
- the LOC125554089 gene encoding putative pentatricopeptide repeat-containing protein At1g02420; the protein is MPPKPARRVFQYISSPRRLPPSLLPAAPAAGEATASEADADSVYHIVTAAPTPSAMESALSASAVPLSAPLLDLVLRRFRFAHGDPLRALSLLSLAADRCGVAPSPFALDTALYVLGRARRFSHMWDLVQSVHRLCPDAITARTAMVVLGRVAKICSVRETVASFRRLLRLFRGREGSESADLFNALLRTLCQEKSMSDARNVYHAHKHEFQVNRHTFNILLSGWKSSEDADAFFAEMREHGIDPDLVTYNSLIDCHCKNRGVEKAYKLLDEMRGNEIAPDVITYTSLIGGLGLVGQPDKARDLLKEMRELGCHPDVAAYNATIRNFVIAKRLGDAFALMDEMASRGLMPNATTYNLFFRFYYWAYDIGSAWLLYERMRSERCFPNTQSCMFIIRLCHRHGKVAEALELWGDMIENGFGSFTLVSDVLFDLLCDEGKLEEAERCFHQITDLGQKPSSVSFRRIKILMQLAKREESIAGLTEKMARFGRLPPEDCQRVRHPAESTPDGDDTDVIIAT